TTGATCCATCGTCAGTAGCCGCGGAACTGCTAATTAGGTCTTCCATCGCACCCGATGAAGTTTCAACACCAGAAGGTGAAGTTACAGGAGCTGAATATTCAAATAATAAAGACTCCAATGTATTCACCTTTGCAGCACTAGCCGTATCTTCATCAAACTTGTTTGAATCCAACTGCCCCTGTGGCCCAGGGTTGTCATCAAAATCGATCAAGCTACTGAGATTTACAATCCCCTTTTGTATTTTATTCCCATCTGTAGAATCTTGATTAGTAGGATGGGCGTTGGGAGGCTCGCCTATTGTAAGACGTGGAACTTTGTCGCCTAAAATATCTTTTACGGGGCGTATTTCAGGAACACTTATCTCTCCTCGCTTCCGAGAACTAGGCGAACTGCTCTCTCCTCTAGATTCTCTTTGACCGTACCTATCATAAAGCTTCACATTCCCATCATCTCGAAACCTGTCATCAACTATCTCAAACCGTGTGGAGCGACTCCTTTGGCCACCTGGTCTGACATTTTCTTGGACATATCGAGGACGACTCCTTTCCTCCGTGTCCTTGAAATTTTTGCCATCAAATCTTGGAGCCGGACAAGATTTTTCATTAGAACAAAGTTCATAAGAGCCATCACCGCCACTTTTTCCACCTTTCTCAAATGAACGCCTCTCCAAATTGCAGTCCTTTCCGCCCCAACTAGATTTTTCAGAAGAACGTGGCTCATGAGAATCATTCCTCCGATCCTGAACTTTTTCAGTTCACATAAATgaaattttaagcataaattCAATGAATATGCCTATATTATGTATTTACGACCATGATTCTTACCTCAAATACTGATAGCCTATCAGATCTATTCCCACCAGCAAACTTCCGTTCAACGTACACATGTCTTATAAATTCTCGAAGCCGTTGCAGGTTACTGGATTACACAGAATAGCAATCGAATAAAAACATGCATCCACAAGTTAAATGGTAACTACACAGTAACTTCACGAACATACTCCCATTACCTTCCATCGGGGTAAAAATTACGCTGTGGAtcccatattttaaaataaatttgctTTGCACGCTGTAAAAATGATAGATCAGTTGGTCACAGGACCAAAATCAAGAAGCTACATTTACATCTCAGGAAAAAGACAGAACCTCATTTCCTCCGGCTTGAAGAGCACTGACTTCTTCTGCATTAAACTTTGCCATTGACACTGATTTCACTCGATGCGTAAATTCCCGACTGAGATCAATCATTTCAATAATTTATCCCTTCCTCAAAAAGCGAGACTCAGACAAAAAcgattcatttttttattatttttctgtAAATATAAGTTCTTGAAGTCGTCTCCTCGTCAAAATTACTGgtctcatattcagttacattattgaaaaataaaacttaCTGTACTCCACTACAATTCGTGCATACAAATGTCCAGAAAGTTGTGCAAACATACTGAGGCCCCTGATATATTACAAAGAGAGAAAGATTAGATTTGGtagatttcttttaatttttaaatttgaagGCATACCAAACTGTTGCAGTTAATGCATCTCTTATTCTCCGGTTGCTTCAGAAGACCACGAATGATATTTTCGATCCTTTCTTCTTCCTTTATACGGGGAGGCATTTTTCCCGTTGAACCTTTTCTTATCCAATTCAGCACCTCTACAAACAACAAAAATGCCCACAAAGAAAAAAAAGGAATTACTTTGAGAATAAGACAGAAATCTTGTCAAAATTTATATACATTCCATTACCCTAAATAAAAACCAcaaatcaaaacaaaatttaGCATGATTGCATCAGTTAAACGAATGACAGGTTATTAGACTAAAAGGAGGAAAATCCACCTGAAATTTTTTCTTCAGATTGGCATGATTAATgaagtttgtttgtttttttcccTGCAAAACTCTTTCCGCGGGAGAAGAAGCAGAGGTGTGGAGGGAGAACTGGCGGTTTTGGCGgttattctgttatttctgtcTTTCGTATTCTACTTATTTGTTAATTACGATTAAATCTGCTTTCACATCCACAAATTTCTTTATATGTTCGTTATTTCTCAAAAGGTGTTATAAATTGTTTCGTCAGAAAATAAAAGTGTATAAATTGTTTATTTTTAGGctttaaatatattatacaaTCAAATGTGCTTCAAAAACAAACCAGATTCAGCCATCAGTTGTTTTCCTCAAAATTGGAAAACAAAGTGTTAGAACATTGAGGAATATTTTTAGCGTTTGTGAAATATATGAATCAAACCAAGGATAATTAAATTCATAAAGGTGAAGCAATATAAATATGAGTAAATTTCTTGTAAGACGacttcacgaatctttatctgtgagacgagtcaaccttaccgatattcacaataaaaagtaatactcttaacataaaaaaatatttaatactttttcattgatgatccaaataagagatccgtctcacaaactacgatccgtgagaccgtctcacacaagtttttgcctaataaatatataaataaatcaagCCATTCCAATCATCATGACATTCTCAATCTTACTCTACAAATATACAATAATATATCTAAAAGTCAAAAGATAAATTGGTAATTTAATGCTTAATCATAATTTCAATCCATCAAAGTAAACAAATTATCATTTAGTCTATTCTACATTTTATTCCCTCACTGCAATAATTCCAACAATTAACAAGATATTTAGATTATGTGAAATGCAGACTTCTGTAGATCTCAAAGTTCATTGTCACATAGCTCTTCAAATTTGTCTTCAAGAACGCAGAACTTTCTGATATTTCCATGTTCAAAGTATGGACATACTCGGTAGTTACTGCTCGGAATGTTAAATTTAAGCTTACATAGATGACAGAACTCGATGAACATTCTATAATCCGATAAAATTTACAAGCAACTCTCACTGGGATACAAAACAAAAGGTCAATTCAACCCACTAAACCACCTCGCAAGCCAAGCAATTGACTCTCCACGCTGCCAAAAATTGAATTATAGCCGATCCTTAAAacaaaataacataaaatcgCCAGAAAAAGATGAACACACTTCTCACCAAGATGTCACAAAGTTGTGACGACGTGTTTTCAACAAAACAAACGAAACTTCTAGAAATTGAACATTTGAAGCAAAAAAACATATACGATTTGTTAATCATGATGAATCCCGAACAGAGTAAATACTCAAACCATGAGCTTTCTCCAGTACCAAATAATGTAGTTGCTTGATAAAGCAAGTTCGTTGCTCCAAACCTTACACCCAAGTTTATAAAGGTCGTTGATTCCAAGAAATGTGCTGTACTATCAGGACTATCTACCACTGAAACTAGGGTTCAATGGTTAAACTGGAGAAAAGAAATTATATACAATGATTGAAAACCAAAATTCGACACACCCCTTCTGCTAAAAGCATCATAAGAGTCGGCATTTGAATAGAAAAAGGTAGAAACCTGCTACTGAGGGGGGGAATATGCACATATAAAAGCTGGAGCATCATGAACCAAAACTGCGCTCATAAAGACAATTAGGTGGCCTGGAGACCATTGTATCGGGCTAGGCACAAATATACTCGCCCTTCTAGTAACTCGCCAGCCATCATATGACATTAATAAAACATTATATTCAATGAACCAAGAGAGACGGCCACATCTTTGGCATAGGCCACAGGGATTCTCAACTGAAACATGCAACTTGAAAATGCAGCATAACCTCAAGCTCACACACTAGCAGCTTCCAGCTGATGAGAGTAATTTTCACAAATAATAATAGCCCAATGCTCATTCTAATTATTGCCATCAAAGTTCTCATTGGCAGCTCTGATTGCCTCGGCAGTCATTAGAGCAATCACAGCTTTGTGAATAGCAAATTCTGCTTTAGAAAACAATCTATGAGCATTTTCCCTCTTAAGCTTAGCCATTTTATGTGCATGTTGTGCAGCACGTGATGCATCACGTAACCGAAGCTCACAAAGATCTGAACCCTTCAGCAGCTCCACTCCTTGCCTCTGGGTTCCCTCAAAAAAGTTGTGCTTTTGACCTGAGAATTCAGGCAAATCCATGTTCCACTGGTGAGTTCCATTTCTATTTCCTATTGTCCTTTGGCTGTAGGACATCATCTGCTGGTTATTTAGAGAAAGATTCGTCGGATTGTACTGGTAAACCTTTTGGTTGCGATTCAACTCAGGCACATTAGTACTCAATGAAAAAAATGCATCTCGTGGAGACCACAACCTAGTTGAAGCCTGAAGTGTTGGTGAAATATCAGAAGATTCATGTACAGTATTTGCATACAACACTTTCTCATCTCCAAAAGTGTGTCCATTTAGTCTCCTCCCTGCAACAGTTGTACAAAATAAGTcatgaaagcagaaagaaaaaCATATTACTTGTATAAGAAAAGAAACAAAGGCATATTCCAAAGAGACACATGACAGGGACAAATACGGCTTTGAGAGGAGAGAGAACTCTACCAAAAGTGTGAAGACTGTCATGATCCCCTGAAGTTGTATTATGGTGTCCAGAAACTGAAAATTTCCTATGAGACCGTTGTTTTGAACCCTTGTTAGGAACATCCAAGCCCCGTGGTTTAAGGCAGAAAGCAAACATGGATGGTTTTTCAAGGTGGGGAACAGGAAAGGAACCATTGCCCCTGGCAACAGTAAGCTCCCACTCCTTCAGCTGATGTCGATACTGGCCCCAAAGGGGAGGCTGGATACAAAGACAGTAGGTCAAGAGTACTCAGCAACTTCATATAATACTAGTAAAAGATGCACACGCATTTgcatgtgttattattatttttaatttgatcaaataatattaaataattaacacgaaattattttcaatttagaagAGATGTCCGATTTAAAAGGGAAGTTTTAGTTGGGTAAGAAGGacaattatgaaattaaatattttgatgtcCTATAAGTTAGTTAGTTTAAGGTCTcacatttaataatttaatatagaTATAATAACAAGCATTAGTATCAGTATTGATCGATGAAGCTAAAACAAATATCCCATCAGACGCAATATGCTGCTGTGAACACCCTAAAGTGACAGTTGTTCCATATCAGTATGCTCTGAACTAGATTAGATATCTCCTGCTATAAATAAATAAGCAAAATGGTTAAATCaataaatgttaaattttggaGCTTGATAAGTGCAAATCAGCGCCATATGTGCATTGACACATAAAATAACTGACAGAAGAAATGGAACTTAAGGAAAGGGGGGTGGGTTTAAACTAGGCACTGTGGTCTGTGTTGGAATGTCAACAAGATCTACAACAACGTTTGGCTGGCAATGACACATCATTAGCTGGGATGAAGGATTCAGATGCAAACCAGTGATGGTGCAGATACGCCATCATACATGACAAAAGATAAGGAGCTCAACTCAATCTTGGATTGAGCCCAAGAGGTTAAAACATGGAGTACGCATTATCCCATTAAGCATATCATCATCTGGAAAAGTTTGGTAGTTACATATTTAATTTTACACTTTTATTCCACAGGATTAACCATATTTCTGACTCAGGTACCACTTCTAAAAGAAATTCATCATGTTCTTTCACAAGAAAACAACAAAGAAT
The Primulina eburnea isolate SZY01 chromosome 5, ASM2296580v1, whole genome shotgun sequence genome window above contains:
- the LOC140831975 gene encoding uncharacterized protein isoform X3, giving the protein MPPRIKEEERIENIIRGLLKQPENKRCINCNSLGPQYVCTTFWTFVCTNCSGVHREFTHRVKSVSMAKFNAEEVSALQAGGNERAKQIYFKIWDPQRNFYPDGSNLQRLREFIRHVYVERKFAGGNRSDRLSVFEDRRNDSHEPRSSEKSSWGGKDCNLERRSFEKGGKSGGDGSYELCSNEKSCPAPRFDGKNFKDTEERSRPRYVQENVRPGGQRSRSTRFEIVDDRFRDDGNVKLYDRYGQRESRGESSSPSSRKRGEISVPEIRPVKDILGDKVPRLTIGEPPNAHPTNQDSTDGNKIQKGIVNLSSLIDFDDNPGPQGQLDSNKFDEDTASAAKVNTLESLLFEYSAPVTSPSGVETSSGAMEDLISSSAATDDGSRNATKISDSSVTLSAPKMDNDNIFSSNSSDPTEQITELHQQQNSSPVLNVPKPVSNVSFDKPSEVDEEGDGSMPNQRKELPADLFASDFTAFTPAVSGWQLRPPHVMQSQPPPTSTVAFLNATKPSNPFDIGNERPQAQATMHPSPYTLSFSPLAAPYPINLPQGAYLRQQPNNMPCITSEQGISGGSNDPFASVNPIYQANREESWQAAPHMPSRGVNPFG
- the LOC140831975 gene encoding uncharacterized protein isoform X2; the encoded protein is MPPRIKEEERIENIIRGLLKQPENKRCINCNSLGPQYVCTTFWTFVCTNCSGVHREFTHRVKSVSMAKFNAEEVSALQAGGNERAKQIYFKIWDPQRNFYPDGSNLQRLREFIRHVYVERKFAGGNRSDRLSVFEDRRNDSHEPRSSEKSSWGGKDCNLERRSFEKGGKSGGDGSYELCSNEKSCPAPRFDGKNFKDTEERSRPRYVQENVRPGGQRSRSTRFEIVDDRFRDDGNVKLYDRYGQRESRGESSSPSSRKRGEISVPEIRPVKDILGDKVPRLTIGEPPNAHPTNQDSTDGNKIQKGIVNLSSLIDFDDNPGPQGQLDSNKFDEDTASAAKVNTLESLLFEYSAPVTSPSGVETSSGAMEDLISSSAATDDGSRNATKISDSSVTLSAPKMDNDNIFSSNSSDPTEQITELHQQQNSSPVLNVPKPVSNVSFDKPSEVDEEGDGSMPNQRKELPADLFASDFTAFTPAVSGWQLRPPHVMQSQPPPTSTVAFLNATKPSNPFDIGNERPQAQATMQHPSPYTLSFSPLAAPYPINLPQGAYLRQQPNNMPCITSEQGISGGSNDPFASVNPIYQANREESWQAAPHMPSRGVNPFG
- the LOC140831975 gene encoding uncharacterized protein isoform X1, yielding MPPRIKEEERIENIIRGLLKQPENKRCINCNSLGPQYVCTTFWTFVCTNCSGVHREFTHRVKSVSMAKFNAEEVSALQAGGNERAKQIYFKIWDPQRNFYPDGSNLQRLREFIRHVYVERKFAGGNRSDRLSVFEDRRNDSHEPRSSEKSSWGGKDCNLERRSFEKGGKSGGDGSYELCSNEKSCPAPRFDGKNFKDTEERSRPRYVQENVRPGGQRSRSTRFEIVDDRFRDDGNVKLYDRYGQRESRGESSSPSSRKRGEISVPEIRPVKDILGDKVPRLTIGEPPNAHPTNQDSTDGNKIQKGIVNLSSLIDFDDNPGPQGQLDSNKFDEDTASAAKVNTLESLLFEYSAPVTSPSGVETSSGAMEDLISSSAATDDGSRNATKISDSSVTLSAPKMDNDNIFSSNSSDPTEQITELHQQQNSSPVLNVPKPVSNVSFDKPSEVDEEGDGSMPNQRKELPADLFASDFTAFTPAVSGWQLRPPHVMQSQPPPTSTVAFLNATKPSNPFDIGNERPQAQATMFPSISSLQGALPNMSSGTFLQQHPSPYTLSFSPLAAPYPINLPQGAYLRQQPNNMPCITSEQGISGGSNDPFASVNPIYQANREESWQAAPHMPSRGVNPFG